A genomic stretch from Aedes albopictus strain Foshan chromosome 2, AalbF5, whole genome shotgun sequence includes:
- the LOC109429391 gene encoding myosin heavy chain, muscle isoform X18, whose amino-acid sequence MPKPVVQVGDDPDPSEWLFVSLEQKRIDQSKPYDAKKACWVPDEKEGYVLGEIKATKGELVTVGLPGGEEKNLKKELVSQVNPPKFEKVEDMADLTYLNEAAVLHNLRQRYYCKLIYTYSGLFCVVINPYKRWPLYTLRVAKMYRGKRRNEVPPHLFAVSDGAYVNMLTNHENQSMLITGESGAGKTENTKKVIAYFATIGASTKKDESTEKKASLEDQVVQTNPVLEAYGNAKTVRNDNSSRFGKFIRIHFTGSGKLAGADIETYLLEKARVISQQSLERSYHIFYQMMSGSVKGLKEMCMLSNNIHDYHIVSQGKTTIPSVDDGEEMLGTEEAFNVLGFTQEEKDNIYRITAAVMHMGGMKFKQKGREEQAEADGMEEGDRVAKLLGCVTEDLYKNLLKPRIKVGAEFVTKGQNKDQVTNAVGALCKGIFDRLFKWLVKKCNETLDTQMKRVQFIGVLDIAGFEIFDYNGFEQLCINFTNEKLQQFFNHHMFVLEQEEYKKEGINWAFIDFGMDLLACIELIEKPMGILSILEEESMFPKATDQTFAEKLMNNHLGKSAPFQKPKPPKPGCQAAHFAIGHYAGVVSYNITGWLEKNKDPLNDTVVDQFKKGQNKLVVEIFADHPGQSGGADAGGGKGGRGKKGAGFATVSSSYKEQLNNLMTTLKSTQPHFVRCIIPNELKQTGLIDAHLVMHQLTCNGVLEGIRICRKGFPNRMMYPDFKLRYLILAPAAMMAEKEGKNAAQKCFDAIGLDPESYRIGHTKVFFRAGVLGQMEEFRDERLSKIMSWMQSWCRGYLARKEFKKMQEQRVALETVQRNLRKYMKLRTWAWWKLWQKVKPLLNVSRVEDQIAELESKAQKAQEAFEKEEKARKELEALNSKLLAEKTALLDSLSGEKGALQDFQEKTAKLTAQKNDLENQLRDTQERLSQEEDARNQLMQTKKKLEQEMNGQKKDAEDLELQIQKIEQDKASKDHQIRNLNDEIAHQDELINKLNKEKKMQGEVNQKTAEELQAAEDKVNHLNKVKAKLEQTLDELEDSLEREKKLRGDVEKAKRKVEGDLKLTQEAVADLERNKKELEQTVMRKDKEISALSAKLEDEQSLVGKTQKQIKELQGRIEELEEEVEAERQARAKAEKQRADLARELEELGERLEEAGGATSAQIELNKKREAELAKLRRDLEESNIQHEGTLANLRKKHNDAVAEMAEQVDQLNKLKTKAEKERSQYYAEMNDARLSLDHMANEKAAQEKVAKQLQHTLNEVQGKLDETNRTLNDFDSAKKKLSIENSDLLRQLEDAESQVSQLSKIKISLTQQLEDTKRLADEESRERATLLGKFRNLEHDLDSLREQVEEEAEGKADIQRQLSKANAEAQLWRTKYESEGVARAEELEEAKRKLQARLAEAEETIESLNQKCVALEKTKQRLSTEVEDLQLEVDRATSIANAAEKKQKAFDKIIGEWKLKVDDLAAELDASQKECRNYSTELFRLKGAYEEGQEQLEAVRRENKNLADEVKDLLDQIGEGGRNIHEIEKSRKRLEAEKDELQAALEEAEAALEQEENKVLRAQLELSQVRQEIDRRIQEKEEEFENTRKNHQRALDSMQASLEAEAKGKAEALRMKKKLEADINELEIALDHANKANAEAQKNIKRYQQQLKDVQSALEEEQRARDDAREQLGISERRANALQNELEESRTLLEQADRGRRQAEQELSDAHEQLNEVSAQNASIAAAKRKLESELQTLHSDLDELLNEAKNSEEKAKKAMVDAARLADELRAEQDHAQTQEKLRKALEQQIKELQVRLDDAETNALKGGKKAIQKLEQRVRELESELDSEQRRHADAQKNLRKSERRIKELTFQSEEDRKNHERMQDLVDKLQQKIKTYKRQIEEAEEIAALNLAKFRKAQQELEEAEERADIAEQAATKFRTKGGRAGSVQRGASPAPQRQPSVMPGLAGLNFPTFDDHGF is encoded by the exons ATGCCGAAGCCAGTTGTCCAAGTCGGCGATGACCCCGATCCAAGCGAGTGGCTGTTCGTCTCGCTCGAACAGAAGCGTATCGATCAAAGCAAGCCGTACGATGCCAAGAAGGCCTGCTGGGTTCCAGATGAGAAGGAGGGCTACGTCCTCGGTGAAATCAAGGCCACCAAGGGTGAGCTGGTCACCGTTGGCCTGCCCGGTGGTGAG GAGAAAAACCTCAAGAAGGAGTTGGTATCCCAAGTGAATcctccaaagttcgaaaaagtcGAAGATATGGCCGATTTGACCTATCTAAACGAAGCTGCCGTACTGCACAACTTGCGCCAACGTTACTACTGCAAACTGATCTAC ACCTACTCCGGATTGTTCTGCGTTGTCATCAATCCCTACAAGCGTTGGCCGCTGTACACCCTGCGTGTCGCCAAGATGTACCGTGGCAAGCGTCGTAATGAAGTGCCGCCCCATCTGTTCGCCGTTTCTGACGGTGCCTACGTCAACATGTTGACCAACCACGAGAACCAGTCTATGCTGATTACCGGTGAATCTGGTGCCGGAAAGACTGAGAACACCAAGAAGGTCATTGCGTACTTCGCCACCATTGGCGCCTCGACCAAGAAGGACGAGAGTACTGAAAAGAAGGCCTCCCTGGAAGATCAGGTCGTCCAGACCAATCCCGTCCTGGAAGCCTACGGTAACGCCAAGACCGTCCGTAACGATAACTCTTCCCGTTTC GGTAAGTTCATCCGTATCCACTTCACCGGATCCGGTAAGCTGGCTGGTGCCGATATTGAGACCTACCTGCTGGAAAAGGCCCGTGTCATCTCCCAACAGTCGCTGGAGCGTTCCTACCATATCTTCTACCAGATGATGTCCGGTTCCGTCAAGGGACTTAAAG AGATGTGTATGCTCTCCAACAACATCCACGACTACCATATCGTATCGCAGGGAAAAACTACAATCCCAAGCGTCGATGATGGCGAAGAAATGCTGGGTACCGAA GAAGCCTTCAACGTCTTGGGCTTCACCCAGGAAGAAAAGGACAACATCTACCGTATCACCGCCGCTGTCATGCACATGGGTGGTATGAAGTTCAAGCAGAAGGGTCGCGAAGAGCAGGCTGAAGCCGACGGTATGGAGGAAGGTGATCGCGTCGCCAAGCTGTTGGGCTGCGTCACTGAGGATCTGTACAAGAACTTGCTGAAGCCCCGTATCAAGGTCGGTGCCGAGTTCGTCACCAAGGGTCAGAACAAGGACCAGGTCACCAACGCCGTCGGTGCCCTCTGCAAGGGTATCTTCGATCGTCTCTTCAAGTGGCTGGTCAAGAAGTGTAACGAGACTCTGGACACTCAGATGAAGCGCGTCCAGTTCATCGGTGTACTGGATATTGCTGGTTTCGAAATTTTCGAC TACAACGGCTTCGAGCAGCTCTGTATTAACTTCACCAACGAGAAGCTGCAGCAGTTCTTCAACCACCACATGTTCGTCCTGGAACAGGAAGAATACAAGAAAGAGGGTATTAACTGGGCCTTCATCGATTTCGGTATGGATCTGCTGGCCTGTATTGAACTGATTGAAAAG CCTATGGGTATCCTGTCCATTCTTGAAGAAGAATCTATGTTCCCGAAAGCCACCGATCAGACCTTTGCTGAGAAGCTGATGAACAACCACTTGGGCAAGTCTGCTCCGTTCCAGAAGCCCAAGCCACCGAAGCCAGGTTGCCAGGCCGCCCACTTCGCCATTGGTCACTACGCCGGTGTTGTCTCGTACAACATCACTGGATGGCTTGAGAAGAACAAGGATCCTCTGAACGATACCGTTGTCGATCAGTTCAAGAAGGGTCAGAACAAGCTGGTGGTGGAGATCTTCGCTGATCACCCAGGACAGTCTGGCGGCGCTGATGCCGGTGGCGGCAAGGGTGGACGTGGTAAGAAGGGTGCTGGTTTCGCCACTGTCTCCTCGTCCTACAAGGAACAGCTGAACAACCTGATGACCACTCTGAAGTCGACTCAACCTCACTTCGTCCGTTGTATCATTCCCAACGAATTGAAGCAGACCGGTCTCATCGATGCCCACTTGGTCATGCACCAGCTGACTTGTAACGGTGTACTTGAAGGTATCCGTATTTGCCGTAAAGGTTTCCCCAACCGAATGATGTACCCTGACTTCAAGCTGCG TTATCTGATTTTGGCCCCAGCTGCCATGATGGCTGAAAAGGAGGGAAAGAATGCCGCTCAGAAATGTTTCGATGCTATCGGTCTGGATCCCGAGTCCTACCGTATTGGTCACACCAAG GTCTTCTTCCGTGCCGGTGTCCTGGGTCaaatggaggaattccgtgaCGAGCGTCTGTCCAAGATCATGTCCTGGATGCAGTCCTGGTGCCGTGGCTACCTCGCCCGTAAGGAGTTCAAGAAGATGCAGGAGCAGCGCGTCGCCCTGGAGACCGTCCAGCGCAATCTGCGCAAGTACATGAAGCTCCGCACCTGGGCCTGGTGGAAACTGTGGCAGAAGGTCAAGCCTCTGCTGAACGTTTCCCGCGTCGAGGACCAGATCGCT GAACTCGAATCCAAGGCTCAGAAGGCCCAGGAAGCCTTCGAGAAGGAAGAGAAGGCCCGCAAGGAACTGGAAGCCCTGAACAGCAAGCTGTTGGCTGAAAAGACCGCCCTGCTGGATTCTCTGTCCGGCGAAAAGGGTGCCCTCCAGGACTTCCAGGAGAAGACCGCCAAGTTGACCGCCCAGAAGAACGACCTCGAGAACCAGCTGCGCGACACCCAGGAGCGCCTGTCTCAGGAGGAAGATGCCCGCAACCAACTGATGCAGACCAAGAAGAAGTTGGAGCAGGAAATGAACGGCCAGAAGAAGGATGCCGAAGATCTGGAACTGCAGATCCAGAAGATCGAACAGGACAAGGCCTCCAAGGATCACCAGATCCGCAACTTGAACGATGAGATCGCCCACCAGGACGAGCTGATCAACAAGTTGAACAAGGAAAAGAAGATGCAGGGTGAGGTCAACCAGAAGACCGCCGAAGAACTGCAGGCCGCTGAAGATAAGGTCAACCACCTGAACAAGGTTAAGGCCAAGCTGGAGCAGACTCTGGATgaactggaggattctctggaacgCGAGAAGAAGCTGCGCGGTGATGTTGAGAAGGCCAAGCGCAAGGTTGAGGGTGACCTGAAGTTGACTCAGGAAGCCGTGGCCGATCTGGAGCGCAACAAGAAGGAACTGGAACAGACCGTCATGCGCAAGGACAAGGAAATCTCTGCCCTTTCCGCCAAGCTGGAAGATGAACAGTCCCTGGTTGGCAAGACCCAGAAGCAGATCAAGGAACTGCAGGGCCGCATTGAGGAACTGGAAGAGGAAGTCGAAGCCGAGCGTCAAGCCCGCGCCAAGGCCGAGAAGCAGCGTGCCGATCTGGCTCGTGAACTCGAGGAACTAGGTGAGCGCCTGGAGGAAGCCGGTGGTGCCACCTCTGCCCAGATCGAGCTGAACAAGAAGCGTGAAGCTGAACTCGCCAAGCTGCGTCGCGACTTGGAAGAATCCAACATCCAGCACGAAGGTACCCTGGCCAACCTGCGCAAGAAGCACAACGATGCCGTCGCCGAGATGGCTGAACAGGTTGACCAGCTCAACAAGCTGAAGACTAA AGCCGAAAAAGAGCGCAGCCAATACTACGCTGAAATGAACGACGCCCGTCTCAGCTTAGATCATATGGCCAATGAGAAG GCTGCCCAAGAGAAGGTTGCCAAGCAGCTGCAGCACACTCTGAACGAAGTCCAGGGCAAGCTGGATGAAACCAACCGCACCCTGAACGACTTCGACTCCGCCAAGAAGAAGCTGTCGATCGAAAACTCCGACCTGCTCCGCCAGCTGGAGGATGCCGAATCCCAGGTCTCGCAGCTCAGCAAGATCAAGATCTCGCTCACCCAGCAGCTGGAGGACACCAAGCGTCTCGCCGACGAAGAATCTCGCGAACGCGCCACCCTGCTCGGCAAGTTCCGCAACCTGGAGCACGACCTCGACAGCCTGCGCGAGCAGGTTGAGGAGGAAGCCGAAGGCAAGGCTGACATCCAGCGCCAGCTCAGCAAGGCCAACGCCGAAGCCCAGCTGTGGCGTACCAAGTACGAGTCCGAGGGTGTTGCCCGCGCCGAGGAGCTCGAGGAAGCCAAGAGGAAACTCCAGGCCCGCCTTGCCGAAGCCGAGGAAACCATCGAGTCGCTCAACCAGAAGTGTGTCGCTCTGGAGAAGACCAAGCAGCGTCTGTCCACCGAGGTCGAGGATCTGCAGCTCGAGGTCGACCGTGCCACCTCCATTGCCAACGCTGCCGAGAAGAAGCAGAAGGCCTTCGACAAGATCATTGGAGAATGGAAGCTCAAGGTCGACGATCTGGCTGCCGAGCTGGATGCTTCCCAAAAGGAATGCCGCAACTACTCCACCGAACTGTTCCGTCTCAAGGGTGCCTACGAAGAAGGCCAGGAGCAGCTTGAGGCTGTCCGCCGTGAGAACAAGAACCTGGCTGATGAAGTCAAGGATCTGCTGGACCAGATCGGCGAGGGTGGCCGCAACATCCACGAGATCGAGAAGTCTCGCAAGCGTCTGGAAGCCGAAAAGGACGAACTCCAGGCCGCTCTCGAGGAAGCCGAAGCTGCCCTGGAACAGGAAGAGAACAAGGTTCTGCGCGCTCAGCTGGAACTGTCTCAGGTCCGCCAGGAAATCGACCGCCGCATCCAGGAGAAGGAAGAGGAGTTCGAAAACACCCGCAAGAACCACCAGCGCGCCCTGGACTCCATGCAGGCCTCTCTTGAAGCCGAAGCCAAGGGTAAGGCTGAGGCCCTGCGCATGAAGAAGAAGTTGGAAGCTGACATCAATGAGCTTGAGATTGCTCTGGATCATGCCAACAAG GCTAACGCTGAGGCCCAGAAGAACATTAAGCGCTACCAGCAACAACTGAAGGATGTCCAGAGCGCCCTGGAGGAAGAACAGCGTGCCCGTGACGATGCCCGCGAACAGCTTGGAATCTCTGAGCGCCGTGCCAACGCCCTGCAGAACGAACTGGAGGAATCGCGCACCCTGCTGGAACAGGCCGACCGTGGCCGTCGCCAGGCCGAACAGGAACTGAGCGATGCTCACGAACAGCTGAACGAAGTTTCCGCCCAGAACGCCTCCATCGCCGCTGCCAAGAGGAAGCTGGAGTCTGAACTGCAGACCCTGCACTCCGACCTGGATGAGCTGCTGAACGAAGCCAAGAACTCCGAAGAAAAGGCCAAGAAGGCTATGGTTGATGCCGCCCGCCTGGCTGATGAACTCCGTGCCGAACAGGATCATGCCCAGACCCAGGAGAAACTGCGCAAGGCCCTTGAACAACAGATCAAGGAACTGCAGGTCCGCCTGGACGATGCCGAAACCAACGCCCTGAAGGGAGGCAAGAAGGCCATCCAGAAACTGGAACAGCGCGTCCGCGAGCTGGAATCCGAACTGGACAGCGAACAGAGAAGACACGCCGATGCCCAGAAGAACCTCCGCAAGTCTGAACGCCGCATCAAGGAACTGACCTTCCAGTCCGAGGAAGACCGCAAGAACCACGAACGCATGCAGGATCTCGTCGACAAGCTGCAGCAGAAGATCAAGACTTACAAGAGGCAGATTGAGGAAGCCGAGGAAATCGCCGCTCTGAATCTTGCCAAGTTCCGCAAGGCTCAGCAGGAACTGGAAGAAGCCGAAGAGCGCGCCGACATTGCCGAGCAAGCTGCCACCAAATTCCGCACCAAGGGAGGACGTGCTGGTTCGGTGCAGCGTGGTGCCAGCCCAGCA CCCCAGAGACAACCATCTGTTATGCCAGGACTTGCAGGTCTTAACTTCCCAACATTCGATGACCATGGCTTCTAA